The DNA sequence AGGTCATTTGGTTCGATCGCGGGTGAGATGGTCCTCGATCTTGCGCACCGCGATGTGGTAGCTGCTCTTCAGCGCACCCACGCTGGTGCCGGTGATGGCGCTGATCTCCTCGTACTTCAGCTCCTGGAAGTACTTCATGGTGAAGACCGCACGCTGCTTGTCGGGCAGGGTCATCACCGCGCGCTGGAGGGCGGCCTGGATGGCGTCGCCGGTGAAGTGCTCGCTCTTGTCCAGGGTGGTGGTGAGCCGTTCGATGACGTGGTCCTCGCTGACGAAGAGGCCGCGGCGCAGGCGTTTCAGGTGGGAGATGCACTCGTTGTGCGCGATGCGGTAGAGCCAGCTGTAGAGCTGGGCGTCCTCGCGGAAGCGGTCCAGACCGTTCCAGGCCTTGAGGAACACGTTCTGCAGCACGTCCTTCGACTCGTCGGGGTCGGTGATCATCCGCCGCACGAAGGCGTACA is a window from the Flavobacteriales bacterium genome containing:
- a CDS encoding sigma-70 family RNA polymerase sigma factor, producing the protein MTPLSDRELLDLFRQEGSRHYAFNLLVRQYQGRLYAFVRRMITDPDESKDVLQNVFLKAWNGLDRFREDAQLYSWLYRIAHNECISHLKRLRRGLFVSEDHVIERLTTTLDKSEHFTGDAIQAALQRAVMTLPDKQRAVFTMKYFQELKYEEISAITGTSVGALKSSYHIAVRKIEDHLTRDRTK